The Globicephala melas chromosome X, mGloMel1.2, whole genome shotgun sequence genome contains the following window.
ACAATGGACCCAAGGCATCTGAGGAGAGACGAAGCCGCACATGCTCTGCACCTGAGCCCTCCACGCAGCCTCCTGGGAATCCCTGCCCAGGGTCATCCTCTGAGCAGCGGGCCTGCACCGGCCTGCCACCCTGCCCAGGTACTCGGGGATGAGGCCTCTGACACTCTGCTCTTGATTTAGGCACAGATGCTCTGCCATTTCAAGGGACAGCGATCTGAGACCATGTGACCATGGAGCTCTTCGTTTGGGGGCAGTCCGTCTCAAGGGTCTAGGGGCTGAGGGGGGAGATTGAGGTGGCCTTTCTCCTCACTCCTGTCTCCCCCAACAGTGGCTGGTGGCTGGGGGCCATGGGGTGCTGTGAGCCCCTGCCCTGTGACCTGCGGCCTGGGTCAGACCCGGGAACGACGGACATGTGATCACCCTGTGCCCCAGCACGGGGGCCCCTTCTGTGTCGGTGATGCCACCCGGACCCACATCTGCAACACGGCCGTGCACTGCCCTGGTCAGTACCCCAAGATGCACCATTTCTGTGCCTAAGCCCCCCACCCGTCTCTGCTGCCCTGTTCCCGCTGTTAATACCTTGTTCCTGTCTCTAATTCCTCCATTCCTGGCTCCGATGCCTTGGTTCCAATTCTGATCCCCCTTTCCCACATCTGATCATTCCCACCCCGTCTCCCAGCCCCCATTCCTTCCTCTGAACACCCTTGCTGGCTCCTTTCTTTGGTGCAAGCCCAGCTGCCCCCGTCTCTGCAGTGAACGGAGAGTGGGAGCTCTGGGGGGAGTGGAGCACCTGCATCCGCCGGAGCATAAAACACATCAGCTGCCAGGAGATCCCAGGCCAGCAGACCCGCTCCAGGCTCTGCAAGGGCCGCAAGTTTAATGGACAGCGATGTAGCGGGGAACAACAGGATATCCGGCACTGCTACAACATCCAGCGCTGCCCCTGTGAGTGCCCCCAGAGACCATGCTGTGAGCGTGCGGCAGCCCGTGCAGGGACAGGGGCTTTCTGACTCTCTGCCACAGACCGCATGTCCCTGCAGCCTCTCTCTCATCACCCCACCAAGACCTCTAATTCTGACTCGggaacccctcccctcctggcAGGGAAAGGCTCCTGGTCGGAGTGGAGTACCTGGGGGCTGTGCATGCCTCCGTGTGGACCCAACCCCAACCGCACCCGCCAGCGCCTCTGCAAGGCCACGCTCCCCGAATTCTCGTGAGTGAGGGGGCAGTGTGCCTTGGAAGGGGTCTTGATATTGATATGTCAGCAGTCAGGGTGGGAGAGTTGGCCACCCCCAACCAGGGCTTCCACCACTGGGTCCATAGGTGCCTTGTCTGGCCGAGTGCCATCTCCCAGCTGTAGGAAGAGGGGAGAAACTAAAGAAGAAGCTGAGAAAGAGGATGTTGAGGGGAGAATCAGTAGCCTCCGTGCTCTTCAGTGACTCATTCAGTCACTCAGCCATTCTCCCATTCACTCCGTCCTTCCTGTGTCCATGTGCTCTGCCCCCTCAATTACCCAAGCTTTGACTTGCTCGTTCAGTCACTCATGCCTCCATTCACTTTCTCATTCCCTCAGTCACCCGTGCCCCAAAGCACTCTAAGGCCTTTTGGGTAACAACAGTTGCAGACACACAGAACCCAGATCCCATGGATTCCCCCACGGGATCCAGGTCTGCTGGGCCCTGAAAGAAGGCATCTGAGAAATGGTTGGTGTGTGGAAAAGGGACTGCCACCTCAGTCTGGGTCCAGGAAGCTGACTGGGCCTCCCCTGGCAGGAGGCGGTTGGGGAAGGCTTTCCCACCATCAAAACTGTGTGAGCAGAGTCCTGGACACAGGTGATCAGCCGCCCGAAGTGTTTCCAGGTGGCCAGGGTGGCCCAGGTGTTGGAGAGGGTTAAAACACTGACTTATCCCTTCCCTATTTCCACATGCATCAAACTACTAGATTAAGTGGCCTCTTCCCAACTCGTGGAAAGCCTGCCATCTGGTCTCTGGGTGTGGGGTGTAGAGTGGGTCCAGAAGATGAGTTAGGGGTGTTGAATGGAGGCATGAAGGGCTTGACAGAGGGAGGGAATGAATGGAGAAAGGACTGATGGAGAGAATCGGAATGGGAGTGAGTGGAGAGCTTGCCTAGTGGGACAGATAACCCAGGCAAAGACCATTTTGGACATGCGGCTTTGAATAAAGTGGAAGAGAGAACTAGAGATTGACTTGGGGGCAGGGATTTGTGCCTAACAGCAAGGCTTGAATGCCAGGGCAAGGCATTTGGGATTTTTCCAGTGGGCAATGGGGAAATAAGTAAAAGGTTTTAGAGGTGAGAGAAGGTAGCTCATATCAACAAATAATtaccagcatttattgagcacttattgtgTACCCGACATGACTCTGAGCACTTTACCTGAATCAACTCATTTATACTTACTCAGCCCAGTGAGGTGGGTATTACAagtattcccatttttcagatgaagaaaactgGGGTACAGGGGAGATAAAGAAATTGCCCAATATCTCAcagcttaaaaataaatagtgttgggcacacagtaggcactcaataagagTTTGTTGAATGCATTCTTGCCTTCCCTGAGCTTCTCGCCTTCATCCCCCGCCCCTAACGCACCAGGCCCACCGTTACCACGGTCGAAGGTCAGGGTGAGAAGAATGTGACCTTCTGGGGGAAACCGTCGGCAGTGTGTGATGTGCTGCAAGGGCagaaggtggtggtggaggagaaaCGGCCATGTCTACACGTGCCTCCCTGCAAAGAACCCTGAGGATGAGAAGCTCTAACATCTCTCTCTTCCACTCTGACCCCCTGACCTCTCAGACTTCAATAAACCAGCCTCTTCCCCAGGAGTGGGGCCATGGCATCTTCTAGGCCAAAGAGCGCAGCACAGGCAAAGTCGCAGTGGCCTGTGGTGGAAAACAGTATTTTCCACGGTGTGACAGGAGTGAAGGCGAGTGTCCGTTCCTGCTGTAGCCCTGATATCTGCCCCTCTTCCCCGCAGTGCCCCGGGTCACCCAGCACGTCCCTCTGCAGAGTCCCGATTTACGAATTACGGGCTTCCTGATTGGCTACCCTCCCTGGCAGGCACTTTCTGATTGGTCGGAGTGCTTGTTTTCCATCTCCCCGCTCCTAAAGCTCCCTCCGCTGGCGGATTCCGCGTCATTTGGCAATGAGGCCTGGCAGGGGTTGGCGCCCAACTGAGCGGAACACCTGCACCCACCCACTCCCAACAGCCCAGCTCCAACGCTGCAATTAGCGGCGACAAATAGCTCCCGCGAGGCGGGGGGCGGACCGAGGAAGTGCCTACGAGGTGCTTTGAGCTGGGACAGGGGCAAGGAGAAGCTAGAGTCAGCATCTGCCAGGAGGAGCCCCCCAAGACACTCAGAcacattcctttagcatttgttcattcattcaacacttaTTAGCATCTACTGTATACTAGAGCTAAGTCTGGGCATCGGGTGGAGGAGGGCTGGTAGAAGGGGAGGACATCTAAGCAAGGGAACAGACTAGAATGGGTGATCCTTTCATTCGAACATTTTATTCAACACTTACCAACGCCTACTGTATACTAACAATAGCGCTGGACATCATGGGGGATGGGGAAGAAGAGTCAGAGCCGTATGTGTCTCCACAGTGAAGGGAACAAACCCAGGCTGCGTGCCTGGTAGTGTTTTAAGACTTTCCATAGCATGAATTCATTTAATCCACAATGAACATATGAGGTcaatattattatcctcattttaccaaggaggaaacaggcacagataGGTAGTGGGCTGGACGTTTTTGAAACACCATGTCAGGAGCAGAGTTTAGGACTTTGTCCTATGAGTGGAGGGGCACCTCTGTGTGGGGGGCTTCAGATGGGAAATCTGTGACACCTGGAGTCTGTCAGGGCGCTCACTTCTCTGGGTCGATTTTCCCTCGTGTAAAATGGGTCAACTGATGGATTGGGGTGAAGATGAAATCGATGGATATTCGGTTATCTTGGAAGGAATGAGCCTAAGTGAGGGGTTCCGGTGCTACTGCCAGGGTATGagaaaaatatgtgtttataAGAACGTGGAAATTTGGCTCTATGTGTGCTTTATGAGGCACATATCTCTGTGAATGTGTGATATGCAGACCTATGGGTCTGTGCAGGAATTAAGTGTATGTGGAGTGCGTGTGAAGTTACAACCGTGTGCACATAACAATGTGTAAGTTATaggagtgtgggtgtgtgtgcatgctcaTTAAAGTGGCATGAATATGTATGTGTGAGTTATAAACATGGGTACAATACTGATTACGAACATATGTCAAGTGTGTGTGTTTCAGAGTCATTGCTCACCAATGCTCAACAAAGAAACACATTCTTGGAGCCCCTTCTGTATGTGCCTTCCTGTTGGAGAAGATGAAGCCAGTACAGAGGAGCCTTACCTCTGCCTCAGGGAGTTGAGACACTCCTTGGGTGGGGGTCGGGGGAATCTTCGTTCTTCTGCGAAACAgtctacaaaaaaattaatttctggaaAATGAGCCACCTGGAGAAAGGGAATGACACTGGGGGACATGAGTACTAGGAACCTGGCAATGGGGCTACTGGGAAGAGGCAGACTGGAGACAGATTCCTAAGGAGCCCAACTTCTCACTCCCAGAGGAGCCAGAAAGATCTGTAGACCTGCAGCTGCTCCCATCCCCCAGAGAGGGCACCACGGGCCCAGCAGAGCTTGTTTGCTTGTGTTACTGAGCAAAAACTGGGGAGCACATACTTCAAAATGTTGGGAGATACCCAGTTTCTGGAGAGCTCCCCATTTGGGGAACACTGGGATATGGGATGCCAGAGAGGGTATCCATGAGAGGGGGAAGGAATGGCCAAAGCAGAGGCCTGCAGGTGGACTGAAGCTGGCTGCGATGGAGGAGGGAACAGAGACAGTGGACGGTGAGAGCCTAAGGGAAGAGGGGACTTCCTGGAGACCTAGGCAAAAGATGATccttgagagagagaaggaaaggacattCCTGGCAGAGGTCAcagcactcccccacccccaccctcttaGAGTTGGGTCGGGTgatcatttttacagatgaggaagccaagtTTCAGAGGCCGGTAAGTTACTTTCTTAAGAGTATAGTGGAGGCCCAGTTTGAACCCAGGCTCTCCGACTCCAGACCTCACACCATGACCTTGTTTAAACAGGCCAAAGCTTTAATGAATGAAGAATGTATAAATGAATAAGTGGATGATTCACTTGAAAATCCTGATGGCACAAGGGACTCTAAATCTGCCTACTTCTTGCCATATCTTCTTCCGCCTCACTTGGTCCACCATTATCGCTCACCAGGGCCCACAAGGCCCTGCTCCATCTGGTCCCTGCTAACCTCTCTGACCCCATCTCCTGCCACAATCTCCCTCACTCACTttgttccagccacactgacaCCTCTTTCTGGcacattcttaaaagaaaataacaaatgtatgGATCACAAAGTGAGCATGACCCTTTGGGAATGAATTGGAGTTTGTGgattccatctgtaaaatggaaatcatattaCCCGCCGCATAGTATTGTAGTGAGGGTTGGGTACAATCGGTcaacaaatgattatttttaaatggatttgtgttttcattgtagtCAGGATCTTACAGGAGCTTCCACAGCCCACCTCTGCCCAACCTACAAGGATCATTTGCTCACGTGGCAAACACTATTTGGCACCTACAGTTTGCATACCCTAGGATGGGTCTGCTTCTGTCTGTGGAAAGTTCTCTGGTGCAGAGGAAGATGGCCTTGGGCACTGACAATGCCAGATGGTTATTATCGTGGTTTTTGACTGTGTCCAGGGCAAATGGATGGGGACCTATAGGCCaagtgtgtgtgtaggggggtgaggtggggaggtgAACACACATCAAGGCTAGAGCTTCAGGAAATGTGCCTGTGTGGAGATCTAGGTTTGTCCATGATTGTCTGTGGGTGTGTTTTGTCTCGGTGTGCGTGCTCATGTGAGTTTCCCTGGGTCTCCGTGTGTCCGAGTGGTGCCTGTGTGCGTGTTTAGGCATATTTGCATGCATGTATGCATGCATGTCCATGACTGTTACCCTGGGCTTGTGTGTCTGTATAGATACCTAGATCGGTGTGTTCTCTCTCTGCACATGCCTCCGTATGTTTCcttacttttgtgtgtgtctatgtttctCCACATATGTGGCATTCCCTGTATGCCTCCAGCCCCTCGCCCAGCGCAAGCGTATGTACTCCCCACAAGTGTCCACGTCCCCCTGTCTGATGCTGTCTACACCACCCCCGCATACATCTCTCTGCCTAGCTGAGCCTATGTGGACGTGGGAAACTGATCTCGCGGAGTACTGCATGTGACCCCCAACCCTCGCCGTGAGGGGGTTATTTCTCTACTTTTGAGTCTCCGGGTCTTCCCACCCCGCCAAATGCCTCCTGTGGTGAATATCAACACTGGAAACCGAGTATCTGCGGAGGGTCCTGTGTGTGACTGCGAGTGCGTGTGAAGACCAGGATGAGGCGGGGTGGGGGCATGCCTGACGCACCCACCCGGACCCTCCGGACAAacacccaccccgcccccactccCCAAATTGCGCATCCCCAATcagaggcgggggaggggagacaggatGCGGCGTGGCGCTTGCGCAATGACGCCTTCAGCACCACGGACAGTGCCTTCGCCCCCGCCTGCCGGCGCGCGCCACCGCCACCCCAGCCCTGAAGGCGCGCTGACGTCACTCGCCGCTCCTCCGCAAACTCCCCTTCCCAGTCGCCTTGGTCGCGTCCGCGCCGCCACCGGCCCAGCCGGACTGCACCACGCGGGGCGCGAAAGAGGGGGTCACGGGCGCGACCATCCgcgctgcggcggcggcggcgactcAGCTCTGCCTCAGTCTGCAGCGGGCAGCGGAAGAGTCGCGTCGTGCCTGAGAGCACAGCTGTGCTCCTGGGCCCCGCGCGGTCCGCCCCCGCGGTCCTGACCAGACTGCTCCTAGGACCCCCTGCCCCGCGTCGCAGCCATGAACTACCTGCGGCGCCGCCTGTCGGACAGCAACTTCATGGCCAATCTGCCAAATGGGTACATGACAGACCTGCAGCGCCCGcagccgcccccgccgccgcccgctgCCCCCAGCCCGGGAGCCACGCCCGGTCCTGCGACCGCCACTGCTGAGAGGGCCTCATCGGCAGCCCCCGTGGCCTCTCCGGCTGCCCCTAGCCCCGGGTCCTCTGGGGGCGGTGGCTTCTTCTCGTCACTGTCCAATGCGGTCAAGCAGACCACGGCGGCCGCGGCCGCCACCTTCAGCGAGCAAGTGGGCGGCGGCTCTGGGGGCGCAGGCCGTGGGGGCGCTGCCGCCAGGGTGCTGCTGGTAATCGACGAGCCCCACACCGACTGGTAAGCCACTGCTGTGGACGTCCCCCCGCGGTTCTGGGTCCCCAGATCATTCCATCATGAGCAATTATCGAGCGCCGCTTGTGTGCCCCGTGCCTGGCCCCCTCGCCCAAAcccttttcctttaaattattaTGCGAAGCGCTTCATGTGTGCCCCGCCcttgcctcccccctccccccacccagacCTTCTAGATCTATACAGGGAGCAGTTATCGGGCGCCTGCTGTGTGCCTCCTTCCCAAAAGCCTTGACTTCAGTATATCCTGTGAGCAATCAAGAGCCCGATGTGCCCTGCACCCCGAACCCGTGCCCAAAGGTCTTGTCCTCTAATGGATCTTGTGAGCATTTATCAAGTACCTGGAGTGTGCCTCAGTGGGAGCCCTTCCTCAAGGCCTTTGGCTTACGTGAATTTTGTGAACATTCGTTGAGAGCTTGATATGTGTCTTGTCCCCCTCGGTCCTTGCCCTAAGGCCTTCTCTGATCTTGTGAGCATGTATCCAGAGTGCGCTATGTGCCCGCAACCCAGCCCTCACCTCAAAAACCTTTTAAACTATTCACTAAACACtgattgagtgcctgctgtgtatcCCATCCCAGATTCTCGCCCAAAGCGTTGCCTTTAATGGATCCTGTGAGCCTTTATTGAATGCCTTCTGTGTGCCCCAACTCAGTCCCCCTCTCTAAGAGCCTATTTCTCCAAAGGATCTAGGAAGCATGTATTAAGTGCCTGGTGTATGCCCCACCCCAAGCCCCTTCCTCAAACATATTTTCCTCAAATGAGTTCTATGAGCATTTTTGAACCTTCTGTGTGGGGCTAATCTTCAGACTCTCTGCTCCAAATCCTTTTCCTACAACGGATCTAGAAAGCATTCATTTGAGTGCCTCCCTTATCCCCTGTTCTCAAGCTACTTCTTCAAAGACCTTTCCTTTGGTGGACCCACTTAGCATTTATCAACTGCCTGATCTAAAGGTGTGAGCCTTCTCTAAAGGCTCTTTCCTTCATTGTATTCAGCAAGcaattattgagtgcctgctgtttACCTCACCCCAGACCCTTTTCCCAATGCCTTTTCCTCCAGTGGCTTCAGTCTGTATATATTGAGCACCATCTGCATGACCCAACCTTAGACCTTCTCCATAAAGGTCTTTGCCTCCAATTAATAGTGATCATATATCTGCACTTACTGCGTGCACCGTTTCAATCTTTCTTTCcaaagacctttttaaaaaatcactcctGGAGCATCTGTGGCACACCCACTGTGTGCCTGATTCTGTGCCTTCTCCATAAAAGCCTTTCCTCCCAAGAATGGAGAATCAAGCTTACATAAATCAAGTTACTGTAtccccattccccttcccccaaAGACTTTTCCTCCAATGGATCCAATGATGATATGCCCATCTCTAGCCACCCCCCTTCCCCAAAGACCTTTTCTTTTAATGGATCCAGTGAGCATTTAGTCATTGTCTGCCAGGTGCTCGATTCTAAATCACCTTCCCCCAAAGGCCTTTTCTTCTAATAGCTCCTGTGAGCATTGATGGAGTGCCTTCTGTGTGTTCTATAGTCACACCTCCTCCCCAAAGTGCCTTTCTTCCAGTGGGTCCAGTGAGCACGTATGCAGTACCTGTCGTGCGTAGGAAGTAGATTCCCCTTCTTTACTCCTAGGATAACCTGTGCCAATCATAAAGCCTCTCCCCAGGGTCCTTTCCTTCAATAAATCTAGAACCAAATTTAGAAGGGTTACCCTTTTCCCACTCCCTTCAGTATCGCTAGGATTCCCTCTCCCAATCTTAAGTCTATACCCCAAAGggcctttttttctatttaagccagtaaacacttactgagcacctactatataagAGCCATTCACAACTTCCTCTTGCCAAGCTTGGAAGTTCCTTCCCTTGTCTCAAGAGCTCTCTCTCCAGGGGTCTCTTTCAGCCTGAATTTATTGAGTACCACCTCTTTACTGGTTAGTCACCCCTCTCCCCAGGAGCCCTTACCCAGAAGCCTTTGGCTCTATTCAGAGCTCtctctatttattcattctacagaTATTTATTGCATACTTTCCATGTGTAGGAGTATGGGAGGCATTTACTAAGCACTACTATATACTAGGATGAACCCTCCTCAGTTCCCTTTCCTTCTAATCCCAACCACCAGCTGTATTCTCCATACTTTCTCCTCCACTCAGCCCCAACAATCTTTTAATGAACACTTACTGTATACTACTGAGAACCCCATATTCAGTGCCTCTTCTCCCCCTCCTGTAGCCCTAACTCCCCCTTCGACAATCTCCATCCTGCCTTTCACACGACACAACCGAAAGCTCATGATGTGTACCTACTATTTTCTGGCTAGGTTCCCTCCCCCACATAGTAGCCATCTTCCCAACTGCCCTTTTCCCCCAATTAATCCAAAAAGCATTTATCACTCTTTTACTGTGTCCCGTTCAAACAACGACATTCCTCTCCCTGCAGCAGACTCCTCCACTCTCTTCTCCCTCAATCCataaagcatttattgaacacgtGTTGTAATTCCTTCACTAACACCCACTCACACAGATGCCATCTTCCTGGCTAAATTTGCTCTATTGAAGTCAACAAACCTTAATGAAGCCCCTGCTGTATATTGGTAACCACCCTCCTTTTGACTTCCCTTCTTCACTTCGACCCTCCAGGCAGGTCCTTTGCTGCCTTTTCCTTCGTTCCATCAAACAACTCCAgtgttttccacttttttcttctAACTTGTCTAGcgagcatttattgagcatctgctgaaTTCTGTGAACAATTCTTCCCTTCCACTTCTGTATCCCAAAAGCCCTCCTTTATCCCAGCAGCCACTCCAGTCTTTTCTTCCAGTCAACCTAGCAACCATTTATTTAGTGTCTGCTAtaggtggggtgggatgggcaaAGGGAGAGAGCCTGTGTACGCCAGGTTCAGTGTGAGGAACAGAGACCTCTGCATCACCAACTTGCAGACATTCAGAACCACGCAAGCTTAGGGATTTCAGCCTGGAATAAAGGAGGAGTTGTGCAAACTCTGTAATGGATTGTACACCTAAGTACAGTCTGATGCCTTTCCCACCAAACCTCACCACTCTCATTCCTTCCTGGGTCTTGAGTCCTGTGTGGTTTAAAGTTGCAGACTCAGTTGAGACTTGTCACCTCTTTTTACAGATAATTTAGTCCAGTGTTTTTTCGGCTGTGGGTCACCTCTTGGCTTGTGACcagcatttcattttcttcatgaaatGAAAGTAGAACtatgataaataataatattgatacatGAAAATAGTAAGAGTATATTGCACATAGTAAGCACAATTAATATTTAGTGAAACTGAAACTGTTACTCCAATAAGAAATGTAATCAATAATGTATaccatatatattatgtatattctcTAATACATTTGTTATATAATGAGTTtatagtatataatacatatatatgtgtatgtttttcttcatgaaatggaatagaataggaAATATCAGACTCCATTGCAAATACTAAAGGTAATTATTTACTGAAACTTTCAttctaatatatgcatatttatacaCATTCTAGGTAATGTaacacataatatataatatgcaatATGTTATATAAGACATCCTATATTAAATTTTCTGTACATTATATgtcttatataatatatattacatatataggaTGGGttattatgtaaatatgtatatggtgggttatatatttcttcttgtgGCTTCTTTTCTTAGACTTTCctggaagcagaccctgagactcTGATATTTGTGTGCAGATTGATCGGAGAGAGCTCTTGGGAATAACACCTGTTGcaggggaggagtgggggaagCAGGATTTGGCAGAAGGAAAGGCTGAGCTCTGATGCTTCACAACAGTTGTCCCAGCTGATCAtctggggagctctggagctgggatgacACTTCAGAGTTGTCCCAGTTGAGATGGGGTGGCCAGGCTTTTGTAGTCCTGCATCAGTCAGTCATTGGCTGCAGGCTGCCCTCTGGGAGGAGGCATAATCTTGCGGAAGGTGAGTCCCTGCTGCAGAGGGCAGTTCCCAGGGACAGACAGCACTGTGAGCCTTCAGCAGCAGGTATTCCCAGAAGCTGGGGGACAGATGTGACAAGAAGGAGGAGTGTGAAGATCTGGGTGGAGCGCACAGCCTACCCCCTGGACTGCTCAGATTCACTTGCTTTTTAGAAGTAAGTTCACCCATCTGGGAACAGCGTTTCCAGGATTCTAATTGATCTTGTTTTCTGGGGGACACTTGAAAGAGCACAGTTAGTTGGACAAACTACAGCCTCCACTGCCATAGTTGATAAATGTGGCATAAGTAAATGATGCATTGTTTCCTTCCTCTACCTCACATTCTAGATTCCCCTCACCCTCGGCTAGCACCCCTCCTTGGTCTCAGTGGCTTATCTGGTGAGTGATCCATTCCCTCATCCTTGAGGGATCCCTGAGCTCTTGCTCCCCATCCCCTCAGGCTGTGGCTGCTGTACTCGTCCATTTGCCATCAGTGTTAAGCAAGGAGTACTGACAGATGCCCAAGCAGATCACCTGGGGGCCAAACGtgttcctccctgcccccactgtgtAACAGCAGCCCTATCTCCTCCTGATGATTAGGGTCACGTGCCCCTGCCAAGACAGTGACTCGTGTTCCGTTCCGTTGGCATGAGAAGCCTGAAGTGTCCAGGTAGCAGTCAAGGCTTAGAAGGTAATGGGATTCTTGCTGTGTCCCCTGGTAGCAGTGTTCCCCCTTGGAAAACCAGGACCTCTAACCTTGCAGAACCCTGAGTGAACAGGAAGCACACATTCCAAAAGTGGATCACTGGAATTGATGGTAAGCTGGGCCACTCCTACTTTCACCTCCAAGCCCCCAGACCGGTGTATTCTACCTCTAAAGAGCACAGCACAAACAACAGATTTAGCGTGTACACTGTGTTTTGGAGGATGGTATCCCATTCCTGCACGGTATCACCTGCAAGCTTAGGTCTTAGCTGTGGCTACACCAGGTTGTTCTTTCACTCTATC
Protein-coding sequences here:
- the CFP gene encoding properdin isoform X1 encodes the protein MPTRAQAHRLLLLPLPLLLLTLPATGSDPVLCFTQYEESTGKCKGLLGGGVSTEDCCLNADYAFQELGSKLCMACRLPQWSPWSEWAPCSVTCTEGSQLRHRRCIGWGGQCPQKVEPGTLQWQLQACEDKPCCPEMGGWSDWGPWASCSVTCSKGTRIRRRACDRPTPKCGGHCPGEAQESEACDTEQVCPTHGAWAAWGPWGPCSGTCHNGPKASEERRSRTCSAPEPSTQPPGNPCPGSSSEQRACTGLPPCPVAGGWGPWGAVSPCPVTCGLGQTRERRTCDHPVPQHGGPFCVGDATRTHICNTAVHCPAAPVSAVNGEWELWGEWSTCIRRSIKHISCQEIPGQQTRSRLCKGRKFNGQRCSGEQQDIRHCYNIQRCPWKGSWSEWSTWGLCMPPCGPNPNRTRQRLCKATLPEFSPTVTTVEGQGEKNVTFWGKPSAVCDVLQGQKVVVEEKRPCLHVPPCKEP
- the CFP gene encoding properdin isoform X2 codes for the protein MPTRAQAHRLLLLPLPLLLLTLPATGSDPVLCFTQYEESTGKCKGLLGGGVSTEDCCLNADYAFQELGSKLCMACRLPQWSPWSEWAPCSVTCTEGSQLRHRRCIGWGGQCPQKVEPGTLQWQLQACEDKPCCPEMGGWSDWGPWASCSVTCSKGTRIRRRACDRPTPKCGGHCPGEAQESEACDTEQVCPTHGAWAAWGPWGPCSGTCHNGPKASEERRSRTCSAPEPSTQPPGNPCPGSSSEQRACTGLPPCPVAGGWGPWGAVSPCPVTCGLGQTRERRTCDHPVPQHGGPFCVGDATRTHICNTAVHCPVNGEWELWGEWSTCIRRSIKHISCQEIPGQQTRSRLCKGRKFNGQRCSGEQQDIRHCYNIQRCPWKGSWSEWSTWGLCMPPCGPNPNRTRQRLCKATLPEFSPTVTTVEGQGEKNVTFWGKPSAVCDVLQGQKVVVEEKRPCLHVPPCKEP